In a single window of the Papaver somniferum cultivar HN1 chromosome 8, ASM357369v1, whole genome shotgun sequence genome:
- the LOC113304040 gene encoding probable LRR receptor-like serine/threonine-protein kinase At3g47570, producing MEFNYKTSFMLFICFSFWNILPTSQSIIAETDRSALLSFKDKITDDPLGVLNSWNASSHCSNWTGITCSRRHPSRVTSLILESMSLVGSISPYIGNLSFLRLLSLYDNQFSGEIPQEVAHLSRLQAFVVANNTLTGKIPRNISSWKNLGYLMMSNNGLAGVIPTELGSLSKLQFMSLSLNHLKGTIPVSLSNLSVLAVFDLGLNNLHGHIPSELGQLSRLKAFGVSLNHLSGTIPPQFFNISSITVFSVTDNKLHGSIPPYIGTTLPNLEILLLGENRFSGVLPNSISNLSRLSRLDLVSNRFTGSVPPNLGNLKDLTILNIAENHLGREEVDNLSFLNSLPNCSKLEILSVSFNYFSGKLPDSVANLSTELTRLQVGYNNIFGQIPSGFGKLVNLNSLEMRGNQLNGSIPDFIGKLPRLIEIDLSYNQLSGKIPANICNSTRLDRIDFSINRLQGGIPPNFGDCQNMIELDLSQNQLTGAIPKELIGLSSITSGLELSENQLTGDLPSEVGNLERIVWLYLSNNRLSGKLPDTLGKCIGLEGLSLDGNLFEWVIPPSLKNLKGLQMLDMSGNKFSGQIPEYLESFASLRYLNLSANDFEGEVPKQGIFKNISAFSVLGNDKLCGGIPLLHLPSCPRPSFEEASKRSPLRRLLLIIFGVVVCIILLGSFLVWFRRRKATKNTSSTLHNPLDNMFQRVSYKELVEATNGFSAENLVGVGSYGSVYRGLLSLSHEVTTVAAVKVLDLQRRGASKSFMAECEAMRCIRHRNLVKMLTSCSSIDFKGDEFKALVSEFMPNGSLEDWLHPTANDVQSSWRPLNFMERLNVAIDVASALDYLHHHCQTPIVHCDLKPGNVLLDNDMNSRVGDFGLAKFLGGVIINVESEHHTASTSVGIRGSVGYAAPEYGMGRDVSTHGDVYSYGIMVVEIFTGRRPTDDIFTDGLNLHTFAKTALLQNHVLEIVDSTLPAHFRLEEDNNTRALITVENEIKLCEALARIFNLGVMCSVESPNERMDMAQVVKELQSVKNAYLSRVGSN from the exons ATGGAGTTTAATTACAAGACGAGCTTCATGTTGTTCATTTGTTTTTCATTCTGGAATATCCTACCTACATCCCAATCTATCATCGCCGAAACTGATCGATCAGCGTTACTTTCATTCAAAGACAAGATAACCGATGACCCATTGGGAGTACTAAATTCGTGGAATGCATCGTCTCATTGCAGCAACTGGACAGGAATTACATGCAGTCGTCGGCATCCAAGCAGGGTCACTAGCTTGATTCTGGAATCTATGAGTTTGGTAGGTTCTATATCTCCATACATTGGCAATCTTTCATTCTTAAGACTTTTATCCCTGTATGACAACCAGTTCAGCGGCGAAATTCCACAAGAAGTTGCTCATTTATCTCGCCTCCAAGCTTTTGTGGTGGCAAATAATACACTTACAGGGAAAATTCCTAGGAACATATCTTCTTGGAAAAATCTCGGATATTTAATGATGTCAAATAATGGTTTAGCAGGAGTAATTCCTACCGAGCTTGGTTCCCTATCTAAGCTTCAGTTTATGTCACTCTCGCTGAACCACCTAAAAGGAACCATCCCGGTTTCACTATCAAACCTTTCGGTTCTCGCTGTATTTGATTTAGGATTGAACAATTTGCACGGCCACATTCCTTCCGAGCTTGGCCAGTTATCAAGATTAAAAGCCTTCGGAGTCTCACTAAATCACTTATCAGGAACCATTCCACCCCAATTTTTTAATATCTCTTCGATCACTGTTTTTTCTGTAACCGACAATAAATTGCACGGATCAATTCCACCCTACATCGGGACTACTCTCCCAAACCTCGAAATCCTCCTATTAGGTGAAAATAGATTTTCTGGTGTGCTACCTAATTCCATATCCAATCTTTCTAGACTGTCTAGATTAGATCTTGTCAGTAATCGGTTCACCGGGTCTGTACCTCCTAATTTGGGTAACTTGAAAGATCTCACTATTTTAAACATTGCGGAAAATCATCTTGGAAGAGAGGAAGTAGATAACCTTAGCTTTCTTAACTCATTACCAAATTGCAGTAAATTAGAGATTCTTTCGGTTTCTTTCAACTATTTTTCAGGGAAACTACCAGATTCCGTAGCTAACCTCTCGACAGAGCTTACGCGACTGCAAGTGGGGTACAACAATATATTTGGTCAAATTCCTTCTGGATTTGGGAAGCTTGTCAACCTTAATTCATTAGAAATGCGGGGTAACCAGCTAAATGGAAGTATTCCTGATTTTATAGGAAAACTTCCCAGGTTAATTGAGATTGACCTGTCATATAACCAACTCTCAGGAAAAATTCCGGCAAACATTTGCAATAGCACTCGGTTGGACCGAATTGATTTTAGCATCAATAGATTGCAAGGTGGAATTCCGCCAAATTTTGGCGACTGTCAGAatatgattgaattggatctTTCACAGAATCAACTTACCGGCGCCATACCTAAAGAACTCATTGGTCTTTCTTCAATAACTAGTGGGCTGGAATTATCGGAGAACCAGTTAACTGGTGATCTGCCATCAGAGGTTGGTAACTTGGAGAGGATTGTCTGGCTCTACTTATCAAATAACCGATTATCTGGGAAACTCCCAGATACTTTAGGGAAATGTATTGGTTTGGAAGGACTTTCTCTGGATGGTAATTTATTCGAATGGGTCATTCCTCCATCCTTGAAAAATCTAAAGGGACTCCAAATGTTAGATATGTCGGGCAATAAGTTTTCTGGGCAAATTCCGGAGTATTTGGAGTCCTTTGCTTCCCTCAGATATCTGAATCTGTCTGCCAATGACTTCGAAGGTGAAGTACCGAAACAAGGGATTTTCAAGAATATAAGTGCATTTTCAGTCCTCGGAAATGACAAGCTCTGTGGAGGAATTCCACTACTTCATCTGCCGAGTTGCCCGAGACCTAGCTTTGAAGAAGCAAGTAAGCGATCCCCTCTCAGGAGGTTGCTGCTAATAATATTCGGAGTTGTTGTCTGTATTATTCTCCTGGGTTCCTTCCTCGTATGGTTTCGGAGGAGAAAAGCAACAAAGAATACTTCTTCAACTTTACACAATCCTTTGGATAATATGTTTCAAAGGGTCTCGTACAAAGAACTTGTTGAAGCAACAAATGGATTTTCCGCAGAAAATTTAGTTGGAGTTGGAAGTTACGGATCTGTTTACAGAGGATTGTTATCACTGAGCCATGAGGTAACAACAGTTGCTGCTGTGAAAGTTCTAGACCTTCAAAGGCGGGGAGCTTCAAAAAGTTTCATGGCTGAATGTGAAGCAATGAGATGTATTCGGCATCGAAATCTCGTGAAGATGTTGACATCATGTTCTTCTATTGATTTTAAAGGAGATGAATTCAAAGCTCTTGTTTCTGAGTTCATGCCAAATGGGAGTCTTGAGGATTGGTTGCACCCAACAGCAAATGACGTACAATCATCCTGGAGACCGTTAAATTTTATGGAGAGACTAAATGTAGCCATTGATGTTGCTTCTGCTTTAgattatcttcatcatcattgtCAGACACCAATAGTTCACTGTGATCTGAAGCCAGGCAATGTTTTACTCGATAATGACATGAACAGTCGTGTTGGTGACTTCGGATTAGCAAagtttcttggtggagtcatcatcAATGTTGAATCTGAACATCATACCGCCAGTACTTCAGTCGGGATAAGGGGCTCGGTTGGCTATGCTGCTCCAG AGTATGGAATGGGTAGAGACGTATCGACTCATGGAGATGTCTACAGTTATGGGATCATGGTGGTAGAGATTTTCACTGGAAGAAGACCTACAGATGACATATTCACAGATGGTTTGAACCTTCATACCTTTGCTAAGACGGCCCTTCTTCAAAATCATGTATTGGAAATTGTGGATTCTACACTGCCTGCTCATTTCCGTCTCGAAGAAGATAACAACACCAGAGCTCTAATCACTGTCGAGAATGAGATCAAGTTATGCGAGGCTTTGGCAAGGATTTTCAATCTTGGCGTTATGTGTTCAGTTGAATCACCCAACGAACGGATGGATATGGCACAGGTCGTGAAAGAGTTGCAATCAGTCAAGAATGCATATCTCTCCAGAGTGGGATCTAATTAA